A genome region from Maniola jurtina chromosome 22, ilManJurt1.1, whole genome shotgun sequence includes the following:
- the LOC123877046 gene encoding uncharacterized protein LOC123877046, producing the protein MKFLVAICLIVLVGLSLAKDLFHPRGCIWKEGLCIRDCEEGTHEEYKILCYYFTPEPTCDNPNPVPDTELKCDRSACYCDAPTVRDTATNKCVRLEDCPKK; encoded by the exons ATGAAGTTTCTGGTTGCTATATGTTTAATCGTTCTGGTCGGGTTATCCTTGGCCAAAGACCTATTCCATCCTAGAGGGTGTATCTGGAAAGAGGGACTCT GCATCCGTGATTGTGAGGAAGGTACCCACGAGGAATACAAAATTCTGTGTTATTACTTCACACCGGAACCAACCTGTGACAACCCTAATCCGGTGCCTGATACTGAGCTGAAATGTGATCGTTCCGCGTGCTACTGCGACGCCCCCACTGTGCGGGATACTGCTACTAACAAATGCGTGCGATTGGAGGATTGTCCTAAGAAGTGA
- the LOC123877114 gene encoding UPF0329 protein ECU05_1680/ECU11_0050-like, with the protein MTSAPVGAYQCEEGTHDFTTGCGYVTPEATCDNPNPVTDTSGEVCDYTACYCDSPTVRDTTTDKCVRLEDCPKKEEKKDVEKKEEKKDEEKKEEEKKGVEKKGEKKDEEKKEVENKEEEKKYEEKKEEEKKDVEKKELAKKY; encoded by the exons ATGACCAGTGCACCTGTGG GCGCATATCAATGTGAGGAAGGCACCCACGATTTCACAACCGGATGTGGTTACGTGACACCGGAAGCAACCTGTGACAACCCTAACCCGGTTACTGATACCAGCGGCGAAGTCTGTGACTACACTGCTTGCTACTGCGACTCCCCCACTGTGCGGGATACTACTACTGACAAATGCGTGCGTTTGGAGGATTGTCCTAAGAAAGAAGAGAAGAAAGATGTAGAAAAGAAAGAGGAGAAGAAAGATGAAGAAAAGAAAGAGGAGGAAAAGAAAGGTGTAGAAAAGAAAGGGGAGAAGAAAGATGAAGAAAAGAAAGAGGTAGAAAATAAAGAGGAGGAGAAGAAATATGAAGAAAAGAAAGAGGAGGAGAAGAAAGATGTAGAAAAGAAAGAGTTGGcgaagaaatattaa
- the LOC123877115 gene encoding synaptic vesicle membrane protein VAT-1 homolog → MKLLIALCFVALVGLSLAQGTLYPNGCIWIEGRCAYGCEDGTHDYTTGCDYVTPEATCDNPNPVPDIDAGEVCDYTACYCNSPTVRDTTTNKCVRLEDCPKKEEEKKEVEKKEEEKKEVEKKDEEKKGVEKKDEEKKGVEKKEEEKKDVEKKEGEKKDVEKKEDDKKEVEKKEGEKKDVEKKE, encoded by the exons ATGAAGTTACTGATTGCTTTGTGTTTCGTCGCCTTGGTCGGGTTATCTTTGGCTCAAGGAACATTATATCCCAATGGCTGTATCTGGATTGAAGGGCGAT GTGCCTATGGATGTGAAGATGGTACCCACGATTACACAACCGGATGTGATTACGTGACACCAGAAGCAACCTGCGACAACCCCAACCCGGTACCTGATATCGACGCGGGTGAGGTCTGTGACTACACCGCATGCTACTGCAACTCCCCCACTGTGCGGGATACTACTACTAACAAATGCGTGCGTTTGGAGGATTGCCCTAAGAAGGAGGAGGAAAAGAAAGAGGTAGAAAAGAAAGAGGAGGAGAAGAAAGAAGTAGAAAAGAAAGACGAGGAGAAGAAAGGTGTAGAAAAGAAAGACGAGGAGAAGAAAGGTGTAGAAAAGAAAGAGGAGGAGAAGAAAGATGTAGAAAAGAAAGAGGGGGAGAAGAAAGATGTAGAAAAGAAAGAGGATGACAAGAAAGAAGTAGAAAAGAAAGAGGGGGAGAAGAAAGACGTAGAAAAGAAAGAGTAG
- the LOC123877023 gene encoding chitinase A-like, which translates to MGHLVWLLAAFFALAECAPPGKPNLGWGERTFAIVEVNQAATAYNQLVKRKEAADVTVTWNTWSGDPATSSKVLLDGKEFWSGSGSATSATFPVKKGGRYMMTVELCNADGCSSCEPTEIVVADTDGSHLPPLDFSMGERNKPFKQTSGKVVGAYFVEWGVYPRKFPVDRIPVPNLTHLLYGFIPICGGDGINDSLKEIEGSFQALQRSCSGREDFKVSIHDPWAALQKPQKGLSSWNEPYKGNFGQLMSLKQRRPDLKILPSIGGWTLADPFFFFTDDSKRQLFVGSVKEFLQTWKFFDGVDIDWEFPGGKGANPDLGSPEDGKVYVTLMKELRQMLDELSVSTGKKYELTSAISSGWDKIQVVDYSKAQKYMDHIFLMSYDFKGAWSNDTLGHQTPLYAPAWNPKETYTTDFGVKYLLAQGVNPKKIIVGVAMYGRGWTGVHGYEDGNPFTGNATGPVKGTWQDGVVDYREIANEIAANKWEFHYDSVAQAPYVFRPSTGDLITYDNARSVIEKGKYVRANKLGGLFAWEIDADNGDLLNAMNMGLGNNQA; encoded by the coding sequence ATGGGGCACCTAGTATGGCTGCTTGCGGCATTTTTCGCGTTGGCCGAGTGCGCGCCCCCTGGCAAACCGAACTTAGGATGGGGCGAGCGGACCTTCGCAATCGTCGAGGTTAACCAGGCAGCTACAGCGTACAACCAACTAGTCAAAAGGAAGGAAGCAGCAGATGTCACCGTCACTTGGAACACGTGGTCTGGAGACCCAGCTACCAGCTCTAAAGTCCTCCTCGACGGGAAGGAGTTCTGGTCTGGAAGCGGATCCGCAACGTCCGCGACCTTCCCGGTCAAGAAAGGAGGGAGGTACATGATGACTGTAGAACTTTGTAATGCAGATGGGTGCAGTTCGTGTGAACCAACCGAAATCGTTGTCGCCGACACCGACGGAAGCCATCTACCTCCCCTAGATTTTTCCATGGGAGAGAGGAATAAGCCTTTCAAGCAAACTTCTGGAAAAGTTGTCGGAGCATATTTTGTTGAATGGGGtgtttatcccagaaaattccCAGTCGACCGCATCCCTGTTCCAAATCTCACGCATTTACTGTATGGATTCATCCCAATTTGTGGTGGAGACGGTATCAACGACAGTTTAAAAGAAATTGAAGGAAGTTTCCAAGCTTTACAACGCTCCTGCAGCGGCCGTGAAGACTTCAAAGTTTCAATTCACGATCCTTGGGCAGCATTACAGAAACCTCAGAAGGGGCTTTCTTCTTGGAACGAACCTTATAAGGGCAACTTTGGACAGCTGATGTCATTGAAGCAAAGGAGACCTGACTTGAAGATTCTTCCCTCAATCGGCGGTTGGACCCTCGCTGATCCATTCTTTTTCTTCACTGATGATTCAAAGAGGCAGCTCTTCGTAGGCTCAGTGAAAGAGTTCCTTCAGAcatggaaattctttgatgGTGTCGACATCGACTGGGAGTTCCCTGGTGGTAAAGGAGCTAACCCTGATCTGGGAAGCCCAGAGGATGGTAAAGTCTATGTCACCTTGATGAAGGAGTTACGTCAAATGCTGGACGAGCTATCGGTGTCAACTGGAAAGAAATACGAATTGACTTCGGCTATCAGCTCAGGGTGGGATAAAATCCAGGTTGTAGACTACAGCAAAGCGCAGAAGTATATGGACCATATTTTCTTGATGAGTTATGACTTTAAGGGAGCTTGGTCCAACGACACTTTGGGTCACCAAACTCCTCTTTATGCTCCTGCGTGGAATCCAAAGGAGACTTACACAACTGACTTCGGCGTGAAATATTTGCTGGCTCAAGGAGTGAACCCGAAGAAGATTATCGTTGGTGTAGCTATGTACGGACGTGGTTGGACCGGTGTCCATGGATACGAAGATGGTAATCCCTTCACAGGAAATGCTACAGGACCTGTGAAAGGCACATGGCAAGATGGAGTCGTGGATTATAGGGAAATTGCCAATGAAATTGCCGCGAATAAATGGGAGTTCCACTATGACAGCGTAGCTCAGGCTCCTTACGTCTTCAGACCATCGACAGGTGACCTTATAACTTACGACAACGCAAGATCGGTTATTGAGAAAGGTAAATACGTACGAGCCAACAAGCTCGGTGGTCTGTTCGCATGGGAAATCGACGCTGACAACGGTGATTTATTAAATGCCATGAACATGGGCCTCGGCAACAATCAGGCTTGA